In Frondihabitans sp. PAMC 28766, a genomic segment contains:
- a CDS encoding ATP-binding cassette domain-containing protein: MLNDLSFAVSGGVHAILGPNGAGKSTLLRILAGLAKAQSGDVGFEGVSLGDRRGTRIMRRWFGYQPQTPVFNNGFTVRESVGYAAWLKGMGARQAPGLIDRALEATHLRDVKSMPVGRLSGGQQKRAAIAQAIVHQPRLLLLDEPTAALDPSERRSILDVIDHLGRESTVLLSTHITSDLRVADSVLVLTDGQARFSGPKMEFGQWARADDADIWESAYDVLCEKL, translated from the coding sequence GTGCTGAACGATTTGAGCTTTGCCGTCAGCGGCGGCGTTCACGCCATTCTCGGGCCGAACGGGGCAGGCAAGTCCACACTGCTCCGAATTCTGGCGGGCCTCGCCAAAGCGCAGTCCGGCGATGTCGGTTTCGAAGGGGTGAGTCTCGGAGATCGCCGAGGCACCCGGATCATGCGACGTTGGTTCGGCTACCAGCCTCAGACTCCTGTTTTCAACAATGGATTCACGGTTCGCGAATCGGTGGGTTATGCCGCCTGGCTCAAGGGCATGGGCGCCCGTCAGGCGCCGGGGCTGATAGACCGAGCCCTGGAGGCGACGCATCTCAGAGACGTGAAGTCCATGCCCGTGGGACGACTCTCTGGCGGGCAACAAAAGCGTGCAGCCATCGCCCAGGCGATCGTCCACCAACCACGACTCCTTCTGCTGGACGAGCCCACTGCCGCGCTGGACCCCTCTGAACGACGCAGCATCCTCGACGTGATCGATCATCTCGGGCGCGAGTCCACCGTCCTCCTCTCAACGCACATCACCTCTGATCTGAGAGTGGCCGACAGCGTGCTCGTTCTGACCGACGGGCAGGCCAGGTTCTCGGGGCCGAAAATGGAGTTCGGCCAATGGGCGCGAGCGGATGATGCCGACATCTGGGAATCTGCCTACGACGTCCTCTGCGAGAAGTTATGA
- a CDS encoding glycosyltransferase family 39 protein: MTAYDGPIRGHTAERGRGAVTRALLGRSTDPQWIRPSLWGLLVLTALLYLVDLSASGTANSFYAAAVQAGAKSWKAMFFGSLDSSNFITVDKPPASLWLMGLSARLFGFSSWSLLLPQALEGVASVLLVFLAVRRTLVMLGARLAATGGLLAGLALAFTPAAALMFRFDNPDALLVMLMSLAGYFTVRALPRASGKWLAAAGLVLGFAFLTKMLQGLLVAPAFALVYLLAAPASWWRRILHVLGAVAGVVVGAGWWVAAVALWPADARPYIGGSTNNSVLQLAFGYNGLGRFFGSGSGNGGGGGAGGGGAAGSSFGGSTGLTRLFSSEMGLEISWLLPAALVLMVLGIVVVGRRPRTDLVRAGFVMQGAWLAVTGLVFSYTSGTIHPYYTVALAPAIAGLVGTGGVVLWQARATWLGRLGLAVAVAVTGAWAFHLLGANASWLPWLRWVVLVGAILSALLFVVGSIAAWRRLTLVGALAGALFALSGSGAYAIATASVGHTGSIPSVGSTSTSGFGGGGGGVGGGGFGGGSGGPGRSSAAAGGAASEESGSSGTKPSGTRPSGTRPSGTGGTSPTGSRDTSSEAARTAPTGGGGGTTSSAALTKLLEASTARWAAAVDNDQSAATLELSSDTAVMAIGGWSDDPTPTLAQFEASVKAGDIGYYVSSGTGGGMGGSSSSTASKIAAWVESHYTAKTVGGSTVYALSSPKS; the protein is encoded by the coding sequence ATGACCGCATACGACGGCCCGATCCGGGGCCACACCGCCGAGCGCGGGCGAGGAGCAGTCACCCGCGCTCTCCTCGGCCGCTCGACCGACCCGCAGTGGATCCGCCCGAGCCTCTGGGGCCTCCTCGTGCTCACGGCCCTGCTGTACCTCGTCGACCTGTCGGCGAGCGGCACGGCCAACAGTTTCTACGCCGCGGCCGTCCAGGCCGGCGCCAAGTCGTGGAAGGCGATGTTCTTCGGCTCGCTCGACTCGTCGAACTTCATCACCGTCGACAAGCCGCCGGCGTCGCTCTGGCTGATGGGACTCTCGGCCCGCCTGTTCGGCTTCTCGTCGTGGAGCCTCCTTCTGCCCCAGGCGCTCGAAGGGGTCGCGAGCGTGCTGCTCGTCTTCCTGGCCGTGCGTCGCACGCTCGTCATGCTCGGTGCGCGGTTGGCGGCGACCGGTGGGCTCCTGGCCGGCCTCGCCCTGGCGTTCACGCCCGCCGCCGCGCTGATGTTCCGCTTCGACAACCCCGACGCGCTGCTGGTGATGCTGATGAGCCTCGCCGGCTACTTCACGGTGCGAGCCCTGCCTCGGGCGAGCGGGAAGTGGCTCGCGGCCGCGGGTCTCGTGCTCGGCTTCGCCTTCCTCACCAAGATGCTGCAGGGGCTCCTGGTGGCGCCGGCGTTCGCGCTGGTCTACCTGCTGGCGGCGCCCGCGTCCTGGTGGCGTCGCATCCTGCACGTTCTCGGGGCGGTCGCCGGAGTCGTGGTGGGCGCGGGCTGGTGGGTGGCAGCGGTGGCCCTTTGGCCGGCCGATGCGCGCCCGTACATCGGCGGATCGACGAACAACTCGGTGCTGCAGCTCGCGTTCGGCTACAACGGTCTCGGGCGGTTCTTCGGGTCAGGATCCGGGAACGGCGGCGGTGGCGGCGCCGGCGGGGGTGGTGCTGCGGGCTCGTCGTTCGGCGGCTCGACCGGTCTGACGCGCCTGTTCTCGAGCGAGATGGGGCTCGAGATCTCATGGCTCCTGCCTGCGGCCCTCGTTCTGATGGTGCTGGGCATCGTCGTTGTTGGGCGGCGCCCGCGCACCGACCTCGTTCGCGCCGGCTTCGTGATGCAGGGCGCGTGGCTCGCCGTGACCGGGCTCGTCTTCAGCTACACGAGCGGCACGATCCATCCGTACTACACGGTGGCACTCGCACCGGCGATCGCCGGGCTCGTCGGGACGGGCGGGGTCGTGCTCTGGCAGGCGCGCGCCACATGGCTGGGGCGACTCGGGCTGGCCGTCGCCGTCGCGGTGACGGGGGCCTGGGCGTTCCACCTGCTCGGGGCGAACGCGTCCTGGCTGCCGTGGCTGCGCTGGGTCGTGCTCGTCGGAGCCATCCTGTCGGCCCTGCTCTTCGTGGTCGGCTCGATCGCGGCGTGGCGGCGGCTGACGCTGGTGGGTGCTCTTGCGGGCGCGCTGTTCGCGCTCTCGGGGTCGGGTGCGTATGCCATCGCGACGGCGTCGGTGGGGCACACCGGGTCGATCCCGAGCGTGGGATCGACGTCGACGAGCGGTTTCGGTGGCGGCGGTGGTGGGGTCGGCGGCGGTGGCTTCGGCGGCGGTTCGGGCGGGCCCGGCAGGTCGAGCGCGGCAGCCGGGGGTGCAGCGTCCGAGGAGTCGGGGTCGTCGGGCACGAAGCCGTCCGGAACCAGGCCGTCGGGTACGCGGCCGTCCGGCACCGGCGGGACTTCGCCGACCGGCTCGAGGGACACCTCCTCCGAGGCGGCGCGCACCGCACCGACCGGTGGCGGTGGTGGGACGACTTCGTCCGCCGCGCTCACGAAGCTGCTCGAGGCGTCCACCGCCCGCTGGGCCGCGGCCGTCGACAACGACCAGTCGGCGGCGACCCTCGAGCTCTCGAGCGACACCGCGGTGATGGCCATCGGCGGCTGGAGCGACGACCCCACCCCCACGCTGGCGCAATTCGAGGCCTCCGTGAAAGCGGGCGACATCGGCTACTACGTCTCCAGCGGCACCGGCGGGGGCATGGGCGGCAGCAGCTCGTCGACCGCGTCGAAGATAGCCGCCTGGGTCGAGTCGCATTACACGGCGAAGACGGTCGGGGGCAGCACGGTCTACGCCCTCAGCAGCCCGAAGTCGTGA